The stretch of DNA GTGGTAACGATGTTTTCCTTGTCGCGGCACGACATCACCACCCGGGGCGCCGCGTCGCGTGCCTTGGCAGCTGCCGAATGCGCTTCGGCCATGGCGATCCTGACTTCGCGCTGAATCTCGATGTTCTGATCGGCGAGTTCCCGGCGCATTTCGGCCATGTCCCGCTCGAACTCAGCCATGTCCCGCTCGAACTCGGCGCGCTCCTCTGCGCTCCAACCTTCCATGTCGCCGTGGCGGATTACGCGACGTTCGACACGGTGTTCCCGCGAGCCATCGCCATCGCCGTGGCGGATGATGACGTGGCGCTCGACACGTCCGTCAGCAGTTCGGTTTTCCTGCACGCCATCCAATTCGCTGTCCCAGCTATCGACTTCCGGCGCTGCCGGAGGTTCGGGCGGGAGCGGCGGTGCCGGCGGCTCGGGTGGCAGTGGTGCGACCGGCGGTTCGGGCGGCTCTGCCGCGTTGGCGTAGCAAATCGAGGCGGTCATCGGCAGCGCGAACAGGGCCGCGACGAGACCAGTGCGTGCTACCAACTGGCGGCGCGGAGATACGTCGGTCATGGAAAGATTCCTCAAACGGTGGATGATGGATTTGTCCCCCAAAACCGGACAGGCCATCGGTGCCGCCAGGGCAGGACGCGGGGTGGCCCGCGGGCGACGGGCAAAATCGGCGATCACGCCAGCGTAGGCGGCGCGCTCTTCACGCGGGCGAGCAGCGACCACGCGGGCATCACAATAGGCTTCCTGGTCGCGGCGCAGCGCCATCCAGCCCATGTAACCGAGCGGATTGAACCAGTGCATCGCGAACAGCGGCTGGACGAGAATGTTGGCCAGGAGGTCGTGGCCGCGGTGGTGCTCAAGCTCATGGGCAATGGCGAGATCGCGTGCCTTCCGATCGCGAGTGGTCATGAAGCCGACCGGAAGGGCAACGACCTTGTCCAGGACGCCGAATGCGATCGGCCCCGAAATGGCAGGAGTCTCGATCAGGCGTATGCGCCCAACCTCACCCACCGGGACCGCATCGTCGAGCAATTCGCGGCGCAGTTCTGCGTAAAGCCAGAACCGACGCACGAGGAAGACCGCCGCACCCGCGAGCCACAGGACAATCAATGGTGTGAGAAAATCGGTCGGCTCGGCGACCACCGGCGGGTAATCCACCGGGGTCGAAACGGGGATGAAATAGGTGAAGCTTGCCGGCTCGCTCGCAGCTCCCACCAGCGCGGGGTCCAGCGGGTCGAAAACCGGCTCGCTTGTGGATGGCAGCCAGGCGGCCATCCATGCCGGTAGCGTCATCGGCGGGATCAACAGGCGCAGCGCAGGCAGTGCCCACAGGGCGTAGGCCGTACCCGAGCCCAGGTGCCGCGCAACCGGGCGACGCAGCAGAAGGACGAAAGCGATCAGCGCGCCAGTCCACAGCAGCGTGTCGCACAGGAACCAGTCCCAGTATTCCCGGACAACTTCGGTCATCTGCGCATCTCCCTCAAGAGCGCCTCGATCTCATCGAGATCCTTGTCGCTGAGCGCCTCGTTCTCGGCGAGGTGCGCGAATAGCGGCGCAGCACGGCCGCCAAACAGGCGATCCACCAGGCGACGCGATTCCACGCCAACATATTCGGAGCGTTCGATCAGCGGATGATACAGGAACTTGCGACCCAGCGGCTCGGAACCGACCGCCTGCTTGGCGACCAGTCGACCTAGCAGGGTCTTCACCGTCGGCATGGTCCAGTCGCGCGCGGCGCAAACCTTGTCGCATACATCGGCAGCGCTAAGCGGGCTCTTGTCCCACAGCACTTCCATCACCGCATACTCGGCTTCGCTGATCCGTTCCCCGACTGGATTGCCACGCTTGGCCATCATTTCGCTCCCTGGGCATACATTACGATTACGCCTGTAAGCAGTGTGACTACGGTTGTAAACCTGAAGCGTGGATTAATGAAAGCGCGAGGCGCTTGCGACTCGACCAACGGCGCATCAGGATGGACTGATGACATGGATCACCCGCGCACTTGCCCTTCTCGCCCTCCTCGCCAGCCCCCTTGCCGCGCAGGACGCCATCGCAGATTCACCCGAACCGCGCACCGAACTGGTGGTGCTGGAAACGACGCTGGGTGAGATCACCCTGGCGCTTGAGGTGGAGCGCGCGCCGATCACCGCCGCCAACTTCCTGCGCTATGTCGACGAGAAGCGATTGGACGGGACGGTGTTCTATCGCGCCATGCGGCTCGATTGGGGGGACCAGCCGAACGGCCTCGTCCAGGCCGGTACGCAGATGCATCCCGATCGGATCCTTCCGCCGATTGCGCATGAGCCGACCAGCGTGACCGGCATTCTCCACAAGGCGGGTACGATCTCCATGGCGCGCTACGAACCCGGCACTGCGACCGGAGATTTCTCGATCATGATTTCGGACCAACCCGGCTTCGATGCACGACCGGACTCGTCGGACCCCGGCCAGCATGACGGCTTCGCCGCCTTCGGCCATGTGGTTTCCGGAATGGAGGTGGTGCGCGCAATCTTCGATGCCCCGACCGACCCCGAGAAAGGCGAAGGGTGGATGAAGGGTCAGATGCTCGCCGATCCCGTCAGGATCGTGAAGGCTCGGCGCGCGAACTAACCCCCGACCGCTTGACGAACCACCAGGCCGGGACGGTTGCCAGTGCCAGCGCTGCGGTGACCGTGATCAGCATGGTTCCCGAAGAGACGATCAACAACGCCGAAAAGGCCGCACCAAGCACGGCCACGATCCATGCGGTTACCCGGATTGCCGGCGACGAGTTGGCGGTAAAGCGGATCAGGGCGTAGGCCGCGTAGATGTAGATCAGCACGGTGAACACCACCACGGCATTGATCAGCGTTTCGAACTGTTCGCCGATTGATGGGGCGGCCGTGGCGAAAACCGCGATCGTCATCACCACGCCCATCACCAACAGCGCGCGCACCGGCACCCCCCGCGCGTCGGGAACCGCCAGCCAGCGTGGCAGGTAACCGGCCGCGGCCGACCACAGCGTGGTTTCGCCGGTAACGAAGACCCAACCGCCGCAGGTGCCCGAGGCCTTGAGGATGGCGCAGATCGCCACCAGCCCCGCCGCCGCAGGGCCGAGGATCTTCTCGACCGCGAGAGCGAAGGGTGCGGAAGAAGCCGCAAGGTCGGCGGCGGGAACGAGGCCGAAGATGGCGCTCGAGGCGAGCATGTAGACGATGGCTGCAAGCCCGATACCGCCCATCGTCGCCAGCGGAACGTTTCGCTCTGGGTGCTCGACCGTGCGCGCCACCATGGCTGCGCATTCCACCCCGACGAAGGCCCAGAACACCGAGAGCAGCGAACCATAGACCGCGCCCGAGGGGCTTTCCCCGCTGACGATCCACGAAGCCGCGAAGAGGTCAGGGTCGAACCACATCCAGCCCAGCGTTCCCGCCGCGAGCAGCGGCACCAGGCCGAAGGCCATGGTCAGGGCATGCATGCGCCCGATCGCCTGCGGGCCGAGGATGGCGATGCCGGTCAGCAGCCAGATCACGCCAGCCGTGGCCGCCGCCGACCAGCCGGGCTGGTCGAGTATGGGAAAGAACACCGTGAGATAGCCGGTCACCGCCAGCGCGATGGCGATATTGGCGAGCCAGCAGCCGAGCCAGTAGAGCAGGCAGCTCTGGAACCCCCAATAGGGACCCATCGCGGCAGAGATCGTGTCGGCGAGCCCATCTTCGCTCGGCCTCACGATCATGATCAGGCTGAACACCCCGCCCAGCACCAGCGCGCCGAGCGTGGCGATGATCCAGCCGAACAGGCTGATGCTGCCGATTGCCGCCAATGTCGCGGGAAGCAGGTAGATGCCGGAGCCGATCAGGTTCCCGGCAACCAGCAGGATCGCCATGACCAGGCCGATGCGCTTTGCGGGCGCCGCCGCCGACCCACTCATGCGCCTGTCTTGTCCTGCATGGTCACTCCTCTTTGCGGCACGATGCGTCAGGATCGTGCGAACGCAAAGCGAAAAGCCTCAACATTCCTCAGCCGTGTTCTGTGGCGGTGGCCCGGGCGGCACGCGGGCCGGATGCATCCAGAACGGATCGCCTTTCAGCCGATGATTGTTGCCGTAGGCTGCGGCCAATGCGGCGTAGAGCTGCGGGTCGTAGGCGGCGAGATCCGCGTGGTTGAGGATGCGGGTTCCGTTGAAGGCCTGCAGGCGATTTGAATCGAACCAGAACTGCGTGCCTTCGGCCCAGTATTCCTGCATCGTCGTGGTTGTATATTCGTTGAGCCAGAGCCCCCTCGCCCGCGCATTGGCATAGGCCGCTTCGATCTTGCGATAGAGTGGCGGATCGACCTCCTCGATCGCGAACAGCACGTTGTGACCCATTTCGTGGACAAAGATCGTCTCCCCGAAATAGCGGCTGACGGGCAGGCCCAGCACATCCTCTTCCGAACCGACCGCTCGGTCGCCACCAATCCCGCGGGCGCGGTTGTCCCAATATTGGCGGTCGCTCAGTGCGCCGATGCGCGCGTCATAGTGCTTCAGCTCGCAACGGGTGAGCCGCGGATCGTCGCGCGCGGGCTTGGTCCAATGCGCGTTCTCGGGCAGGTCGAGCAAGGCCTCGTCCACCGCGATAATCGTTACGCGGTAATCGTGCTGGACCAGCCACTTTGCCAGCTCGGGCCGGTGGGCAAGCATGTCGCTGAGCATGTCGCGCGCCGCCAACAGGGCGTCGTCGCGCACCTTGGCCGAAGCCAGAATAGGAATGCCGCGCGCACTCACCGACTTGGCGTAGAAGCCGGGAGCATTGAGCGCCGGATTGGGCGGAGAAACGGTGGCCGCGCAGCTAACCAGGCCGAACGCCGCAAGCAGGACGGCAATCTGTCGTGAACGCGGCGGCAAGATCAGAGCACGAGCTGGGTCTGCGTAACCACGGCGACGCGCTTGCCATCCTCGCCGGTGATCTCAGTCTGCCACACGGAAATCCTTCGCCCGACCGAGAGCGGGGTCGCCCTACCCGTCACCGTGGTGCCGACCTTGGCCGCACCGAGGAAGTTGGTCTTGCTTTCGATGGTGGTCGTCCCGCCCGCGCCTTCGGGCAGGTTCACGAAAGCCCCGACCGCGCCCAGCGCATCGGCAAAGGCCATGATCGCCCCGCCGTGCATGATCGAATTGGCGGTGCAAAGGTCCTCGCGCACGGTGATCGTGCCCTCGACCCCATCGGGACCGGCACTCGTCACTTCGACACCCATCAGGCGCGAGAATGGCATCGATGCTGCAAGATTCATGGTCATGGTTTGTCTCCCGGCGGGGGTGAAGTCCAGAGCGATTGCGGAGGCGGCGTATCCGCGTCGACCAGTCCCGCAATCTGGAGCAGTTCGGCGATGAATTCCTCGTCGCTGCGCCGGCGCAGGACGCCTGACAGGTGGAGGCCCAGCCCGCCGTGGGCCATCATCCAGAAGCGCATGACGGCGCGGCGCCGGGTTTCGTCATCCCCTTCTTCGGGCGCAAGCGCCGCGAGCGAGAGGGCGATAACCTTGTCCGCGGCGGCGCGGAGGTCCGGGTGACCCTCGAACTGCCCGTAGCCGCGTTCCATCATCACCCGATAGAGCGCCGGATTCTCGAGTGCGAAGCGGGCATAGCTGCGCAGGAAGACGAGCGGGTCCGTGGCACCCTGCAGCGCCTCTGCCAGCCTGGCGTAACCGGCGGCGGCAACCGCGGCGAGGAAGCCCTCGCGGTCGCCGAAGTGGTTGTAGAGCGCCCTGTGCGCCACGCCCGCCCTGGTTGCGATGGCGCGAAGCGATAGCGGCTCAGAACTTCCCGCGGCGAGGTCAGCCAGCGCGATGGTGACCGCTTCGGTCGCCAGATCGCCATGGTGGTATCCCGCCCGCCCCGCCACGTATCAGGCCGCTTCGGCCAGGCTCTTGAGATGCCAGTCGACCGTCACCCGGGCGACCGAACGGCCCGTTTCGTCGGCCAGTTCGACCGTCACGGGAAACCGAACCCGGCCTTCCTGATCGAGCGTTGCCTGCAGGGCCGCCGCATCACCATCGATCCGCGCCGTCGCCTCGATCGTCCCGCGCGCAACGGCGAGATAGTCGATCGAAGCCGAAGCAGCCAACGGCCGCATACTTGCCATGCGCGGCAGGAAGGCGCCGACCATGGCCGCACCCGATGCCGCCTCCGCAAGGGTGAACAGCGCGCCGGCATGCTGGCTGCCGACATGGTTCAGCGTGTGCGGCTGCTCGACCAACCGGGCGCGCGCCTCGCCCGCGTCGACCGCCAGGATCTCAACCCCCGTATGCACCGCATAGGGGACCGCATGCGATAATTGTGCGCGTACTGCTTCGAACATCGACTCGTCTTTCATCATGTATCCAGTGGATACATTGCGGTCATGCGAAGCGTTCGTCAAGCTTCCTTCTCAAAGTGCATCGCCCAATGAAGGCCCGGCGGCAGCCCTCAACGCTCTTCGGCGGCGAGACGGCTCATCATGATCGCGGCGCGCTGGGCCTGGCGCGTGAGCGTGGTCAGGTCGACCGTTTCGCCCGGCGCATGGCTTCCCGAGCCCGAAGGGCCGAACCCGATCAGGCCGTCGATCAGCGACGCGACGAAATTGATGTCCCCGGCCCCGCGCCGCGACGGGGGCAGGATCGGCATTTCGGGCAAGCCCATGTCGGCATTGATCGCATTGAGCCGGTCGAGCAGCGCGCGATTTCCGGCCGTCGGGCCCATCGGCGGATAGCGGAAATCGAACTCGATCGTCGCATCGGTGCCCGAAAGATGGCTAGCGACGATGGTCTTCATCTTGGCCACCACCCGATCGGTCTGTTCCTGCGTCAGCGTGCGCAGATCGCCGTGCGCAATGGCAACCGGCGGGATGATGTTGGCCTTGCCATTGGCATGGGCGGCAGAATTGTCGTCGGAGATCGAGGCCCGCGCACCCCCGGCGATGAGGCCCACGCTATAGGTCAGGTCCGGTTCGCGCAGCTCGCGACGGAAGGCGTCGAGAATGCGCGCCAGTTCGTAGATCGCACCGAAGCCCGAACGTTCGGAGAAGATGCGGCTCGAATGGCCCTCGGTCCCCGTTGCGGTGAGCGTCCAGCTGTTCGACGAGCGCCGCGCGATCGAACCCATGTCGACCCCGTCTTCGATCGTCAGCCCTTCGAAATCGAGCGCGACATCGGCCTCCTTGGCCGCAGCGACGAGATCCGCGCGCGCCAGATCGATGGGGTTGCCTGCGCTTTCCTCGTCGCCGGTCATGGCGACCACGATATTGGCATCCGCGAGCGTACCCGCCGCCTGCATCGCGCGAAGCGCGGCGAGGATGACGATGATCCCGCCCTTGTCGTCTTCGACCCCCGGCCCGGTCATTATGTCGCCTTCGCGGGTAACCGTCTGGAACGGCGAGTCCGGCTCGAACACGGTATCGAGATGCGCGATCAGCAGCATTCGCGTGGTGCCTGGCTTGCCGGACTTGCGCGCGAACAGGTGCCCGGCCCGGCCAGCTGCGGACTGGTCGATCCATTCTGTGGTGAAACCCAGCGCCTCGAACTCGGGTGCGACCATCTCGGCGACCCGCTTGACGCCTTCGAAATTCAGCGTCCCGCTGTTCACCGAAGCGATCTTCTCGAGGAAGGCGACGTCGCGTTCGAAACCGTCTTGAACCGTTGAAATGATGACCTGTTCCGGCTCGGACAGTTGAGCAGAAGCAGGAGAAGCAAAGCTAGTTGCAAACAGCGCAGCAATCAGTCCGGCGTGGCGCATTCTTATCGATCTCATCCCAGGCTCCAGACTGTACAGGCAGGATCGAACCCCTCCCGCCCAATTGATGTTGGATACCCATCCACACCACCCTGCAAGCGTTAGCAACCGCAGTCTGGATCCACCCGCTCGGTTCGTCGCAAAAATCTTGCATTGCCGCAAGCCAAGTACGTAGGGCCGCCGCCGCTCCTCTCCTGATCGAATTGCTCCTATGAATCACACTGTATTTCTTGCCGTTATCGGCGCGGCGTTGCTGCACGCGCTGTGGAACGCCGTGGTCAAGAGCGGCTCGGACAAGCTCGTCGGAATGGGAGCCGTGGTCATTGGCCATGCACCGCTGGCGCTGGTCGCCGTGCTGCTTGCACCTACCCCCGATGTCGCGAGCCTGCCCTATCTTGCGGCGGGCGTGGCGCTGCATTTCGGCTACCAGCTGTTCCTGCTCCACTCATACAGGCTGGGTGACCTGACGCAGGTCTATCCGATTGCCCGCGGCTCGGCTCCGCTGATGGTCGCAGCCGTTTCGGTCATCTTTCTGGGCGTAACACTAGGAACCGCGGAGATTGCCGCCATCGCGCTGATCAGCCTTGGAATCCTGAGCCTCGCGATTGTCCAGAGGGCGGACGGAACGGGTGCCCGTGGCGCGTCCTGGCTCGCTCTCGCGACCGGGGGCTTCATCGCATCCTACTCGCTCGTCGATGGAACGGGGGCGCAGCTGGCAGGCACGTCCTTTGGCTTCTATGGTTGGCTGGCCCTGATCAATGCCGCACTGATGGCAGCATTCCTGATCATCCGTTCGCCGGACGCCGCTCGCACCGTCGCGCAAACGCAGAAACGCGTCGCCTTGTTGGGCGGTGGAGCATCCTTTGCCGCCTACGCGCTGGTCACTTGGGCCTTTACCCAATCATCGATCGCCCTAGTTGCGGCCCTGCGCGAAACGAGCATCGTGTTCGCCATGCTGATCGGGGTGTTCTTCCTCAAGGAGAAGGTCGACCTGAAAAAGCTGGTCGCCACTTCGCTTACCCTCGCCGGCGCATTCGCCCTGCGGATCGCGCGCTGAGAAAACCGATGCGGATACTGGCATTCTCGGACATCCATCGCGACGTTGACCGCGCACGACAGATCGTGAGTGCAAGTGCGGACGCCGATGTCGTGATCGGTGCGGGCGATTTCGCCATCTGTGGCGAGGGCTCGCTCGACACCCTCCATGTACTCAGGGATTGCCGATGCGATGTGATCATCGTGCATGGCAACCATGACAACGCCTGTGAAATGGCGGACTTCTGCGCCGACTGGAATCTGGGACACTTCCTGCACGGTACCGCTGTCGAGATCGACGGTCTTTGCTTCGCCGGACTGGGTGGTGAGGTACCAAGCCGTACCGACCACGTATGGAATGCCAGCGAGTCCGAGGAGCGTGCCGCAGCGATGCTGGCCGCGCTGCCTCGCGCCAGCGTCATCGTCACACACACCCCCCCGCTTGGCCATGCCGACCTGCAACACGACGGTACGCACGAAGGAAGCGCGGCGATCCGGGACTATATCCGCCAGCAAAACCCTCGCCTCGCCCTGTGCGGGCACATCCACAATGCCTGGGGCATGACCGGAACGATCGGTGACACTCGGGTGCACAATCTGGGCCCAAAGCTGAACTGGTTCGAAATCTAGGGACGCGCAAATGCGCCCGAATCCAGCCTGACTGCAGAGACGACGACCTACTCGAACCCTGACAGGTGGGCAGATGCGCGAGCGACGGAGCTGGCGGCAATGATCAACGCAGCCCGTAGGGAGTTGGCGTCGAGACATTTGCCGAGGCAAAGCAAATGCCGAATTGCGCGGGCAAGACCCGCCTCAGAGCTCGATCTTGCGGAACCTCAGCAAGCGGTCGAAACGCTCGAGCAGGTAAGCGCCATCACGTTCGGGCAGGAAAGCCTCGTCGAAATCGAACACACCCAGGTCATTGGGCTCGAAGCGGA from Erythrobacter mangrovi encodes:
- a CDS encoding PaaI family thioesterase → MTMNLAASMPFSRLMGVEVTSAGPDGVEGTITVREDLCTANSIMHGGAIMAFADALGAVGAFVNLPEGAGGTTTIESKTNFLGAAKVGTTVTGRATPLSVGRRISVWQTEITGEDGKRVAVVTQTQLVL
- a CDS encoding BlaI/MecI/CopY family transcriptional regulator, which produces MAKRGNPVGERISEAEYAVMEVLWDKSPLSAADVCDKVCAARDWTMPTVKTLLGRLVAKQAVGSEPLGRKFLYHPLIERSEYVGVESRRLVDRLFGGRAAPLFAHLAENEALSDKDLDEIEALLREMRR
- a CDS encoding DUF4442 domain-containing protein, with translation MMKDESMFEAVRAQLSHAVPYAVHTGVEILAVDAGEARARLVEQPHTLNHVGSQHAGALFTLAEAASGAAMVGAFLPRMASMRPLAASASIDYLAVARGTIEATARIDGDAAALQATLDQEGRVRFPVTVELADETGRSVARVTVDWHLKSLAEAA
- a CDS encoding metallophosphoesterase family protein, with translation MRILAFSDIHRDVDRARQIVSASADADVVIGAGDFAICGEGSLDTLHVLRDCRCDVIIVHGNHDNACEMADFCADWNLGHFLHGTAVEIDGLCFAGLGGEVPSRTDHVWNASESEERAAAMLAALPRASVIVTHTPPLGHADLQHDGTHEGSAAIRDYIRQQNPRLALCGHIHNAWGMTGTIGDTRVHNLGPKLNWFEI
- a CDS encoding DMT family transporter, producing the protein MNHTVFLAVIGAALLHALWNAVVKSGSDKLVGMGAVVIGHAPLALVAVLLAPTPDVASLPYLAAGVALHFGYQLFLLHSYRLGDLTQVYPIARGSAPLMVAAVSVIFLGVTLGTAEIAAIALISLGILSLAIVQRADGTGARGASWLALATGGFIASYSLVDGTGAQLAGTSFGFYGWLALINAALMAAFLIIRSPDAARTVAQTQKRVALLGGGASFAAYALVTWAFTQSSIALVAALRETSIVFAMLIGVFFLKEKVDLKKLVATSLTLAGAFALRIAR
- a CDS encoding peptidylprolyl isomerase, which translates into the protein MTWITRALALLALLASPLAAQDAIADSPEPRTELVVLETTLGEITLALEVERAPITAANFLRYVDEKRLDGTVFYRAMRLDWGDQPNGLVQAGTQMHPDRILPPIAHEPTSVTGILHKAGTISMARYEPGTATGDFSIMISDQPGFDARPDSSDPGQHDGFAAFGHVVSGMEVVRAIFDAPTDPEKGEGWMKGQMLADPVRIVKARRAN
- a CDS encoding M56 family metallopeptidase: MTEVVREYWDWFLCDTLLWTGALIAFVLLLRRPVARHLGSGTAYALWALPALRLLIPPMTLPAWMAAWLPSTSEPVFDPLDPALVGAASEPASFTYFIPVSTPVDYPPVVAEPTDFLTPLIVLWLAGAAVFLVRRFWLYAELRRELLDDAVPVGEVGRIRLIETPAISGPIAFGVLDKVVALPVGFMTTRDRKARDLAIAHELEHHRGHDLLANILVQPLFAMHWFNPLGYMGWMALRRDQEAYCDARVVAARPREERAAYAGVIADFARRPRATPRPALAAPMACPVLGDKSIIHRLRNLSMTDVSPRRQLVARTGLVAALFALPMTASICYANAAEPPEPPVAPLPPEPPAPPLPPEPPAAPEVDSWDSELDGVQENRTADGRVERHVIIRHGDGDGSREHRVERRVIRHGDMEGWSAEERAEFERDMAEFERDMAEMRRELADQNIEIQREVRIAMAEAHSAAAKARDAAPRVVMSCRDKENIVTTETDAKGRTTMFVCEANGDRIALKAMKSARKAIEADRNLSDEERAEALRALDQEIAEHSR
- a CDS encoding M20/M25/M40 family metallo-hydrolase; the protein is MRHAGLIAALFATSFASPASAQLSEPEQVIISTVQDGFERDVAFLEKIASVNSGTLNFEGVKRVAEMVAPEFEALGFTTEWIDQSAAGRAGHLFARKSGKPGTTRMLLIAHLDTVFEPDSPFQTVTREGDIMTGPGVEDDKGGIIVILAALRAMQAAGTLADANIVVAMTGDEESAGNPIDLARADLVAAAKEADVALDFEGLTIEDGVDMGSIARRSSNSWTLTATGTEGHSSRIFSERSGFGAIYELARILDAFRRELREPDLTYSVGLIAGGARASISDDNSAAHANGKANIIPPVAIAHGDLRTLTQEQTDRVVAKMKTIVASHLSGTDATIEFDFRYPPMGPTAGNRALLDRLNAINADMGLPEMPILPPSRRGAGDINFVASLIDGLIGFGPSGSGSHAPGETVDLTTLTRQAQRAAIMMSRLAAEER
- a CDS encoding glycoside hydrolase, producing the protein MPPRSRQIAVLLAAFGLVSCAATVSPPNPALNAPGFYAKSVSARGIPILASAKVRDDALLAARDMLSDMLAHRPELAKWLVQHDYRVTIIAVDEALLDLPENAHWTKPARDDPRLTRCELKHYDARIGALSDRQYWDNRARGIGGDRAVGSEEDVLGLPVSRYFGETIFVHEMGHNVLFAIEEVDPPLYRKIEAAYANARARGLWLNEYTTTTMQEYWAEGTQFWFDSNRLQAFNGTRILNHADLAAYDPQLYAALAAAYGNNHRLKGDPFWMHPARVPPGPPPQNTAEEC
- a CDS encoding TetR/AcrR family transcriptional regulator gives rise to the protein MAGRAGYHHGDLATEAVTIALADLAAGSSEPLSLRAIATRAGVAHRALYNHFGDREGFLAAVAAAGYARLAEALQGATDPLVFLRSYARFALENPALYRVMMERGYGQFEGHPDLRAAADKVIALSLAALAPEEGDDETRRRAVMRFWMMAHGGLGLHLSGVLRRRSDEEFIAELLQIAGLVDADTPPPQSLWTSPPPGDKP
- a CDS encoding amino acid permease, translating into MSGSAAAPAKRIGLVMAILLVAGNLIGSGIYLLPATLAAIGSISLFGWIIATLGALVLGGVFSLIMIVRPSEDGLADTISAAMGPYWGFQSCLLYWLGCWLANIAIALAVTGYLTVFFPILDQPGWSAAATAGVIWLLTGIAILGPQAIGRMHALTMAFGLVPLLAAGTLGWMWFDPDLFAASWIVSGESPSGAVYGSLLSVFWAFVGVECAAMVARTVEHPERNVPLATMGGIGLAAIVYMLASSAIFGLVPAADLAASSAPFALAVEKILGPAAAGLVAICAILKASGTCGGWVFVTGETTLWSAAAGYLPRWLAVPDARGVPVRALLVMGVVMTIAVFATAAPSIGEQFETLINAVVVFTVLIYIYAAYALIRFTANSSPAIRVTAWIVAVLGAAFSALLIVSSGTMLITVTAALALATVPAWWFVKRSGVSSRAEPSRS